The following are encoded together in the Brassica napus cultivar Da-Ae chromosome A9, Da-Ae, whole genome shotgun sequence genome:
- the LOC106432050 gene encoding protein transport protein SEC16A homolog isoform X1, with translation MASNSQFLLDDQTDEDFFDKLVDDSYSPSQAHAAKELEFVDDGSDSEDAKAFANLSLREEAGNDDAVEGPSSEPSSSVPVQFHVINEGPSSEPSSIALEEADANKLSGDVVVRSEVEDKPLSETVKDGSGSPGVKEVDWGSFCADSSVNDGGGFGSYSDFFTQLDGSSTGNLQGKAEIDAGKLVSDDTQIASFGFDSSAGLGQQQGEVSQDSTSEQYVDNSQAWENSYPGWKYDASTGQWYQVDSHDDASMNAQESYINSASNWQSKVASTDNSNVAYLSQSTTSAVAESMSTWNQVSQVANGYPEHMVFDPQYPGWYYDTIAQEWRSLDSYNQASQTTVTGQAHEQQAQNGQIGAMFHNNTESSMYNINDKSQAFKPQEYGIQNQQGSWDQSYYANNQQQATNTWQSENGGDNEASVTSVSFSHFGGNQQVNSLYCTESVAEQFKPKENRAQGFIPQHMNVASVPQHGPLSFSNDFYNRQKSVDDTQQSYQSNQLFSPSVGRSPDGRPPHALVSFGFGGKLILMKDTNASLQNSSFGSQGAGGSSISVLNLAEVTSGSASFSSLGEDSSSYFRSLHQQCLPGPLVGGSVGNKDLIKWLDERILQCESSDIDFSRGKFLKMLMSLLRISCQYYGKLRSPFGADTTQKETDSVEAAVAKLFAIAKKNGGYAPLSQCLQHLPPESQMQVTASEVQNLLAFGRKMEALQCAQEGHLWGLALVIAAQLGDQFYADTVKQMALRQLVPGSPLRTLCLLVAGQPAEVFSNGSTSCVDFSGSVSASQHQTQFGSSSMLDNWEENLGIITANRTTDDELVITHLGDCMWKERSEIIAAHICYLLADKNFDPYSDSARLCLVGADHWKYPRTYASPEAIQRTELYEYSKTLGNSQYILLPFQPYKIIYAHMLAEVGKLSAAQKYCQAVSKCLKTGRSTEVETWKQFVSSLEERIRIHQQGGYTVNSSPAKIVGKFLNFIDSTAHRVVGGMPPSALHSTAGNLQANEYQHQQQEAAKLPYSQSANTMQSLMSHASMEPIRELDGNSRTMAVHSRSVSEPDFGRTPIQDQPVSSKDKATDGVPQVKPTVNVTSSRFSSFGFGILKNTVRRVLPSRPSKEAKLGEENQFYYDEKLKRWMEKGVEPPAEEAALPPPPTVGTYQNNAMGYANRSDMMNEMSPPSGSWSSGSPTPSENSSGIPPISQGSNQFSARGRPRYVDLFNPGGGNSKTMFQSPPAKSAKPPIPAKANFFIPAAPASSSNDQVTEMAATETSQEYSAEEVAVPPPPPSHSSFQSPTPSPMTMQRFPSLDNIKRSGSGTSLNDDFPSSGSRRTASWSGSLNSSFTSPTGPSNLKPSPLNGSSSSLGEELQDVEL, from the exons ATGGCTTCAAATTCTCAGTTTCTGCTGGACGATCAAACGGATGAGGATTTCTTCGACAAGCTTGTTGATGATTCCTATTCACCCAGCCAAGCTCACGCTGCCAAGGAGCTCGAATTCGTCGACGACGGGAGCGACTCCGAAGACGCCAAAGCTTTTGCGAATCTCTCTCTTCGTGAAGAAGCAGGGAACGATGATGCAGTCGAGGGTCCTAGTAGTGAGCCTTCTTCATCCGTTCCTGTCCAATTCCATGTTATAAACGAGGGTCCAAGTAGTGAGCCTTCATCCATTGCTCTCGAAGAAGCTGATGCGAATAAGTTAAGTGGTGATGTGGTGGTGAGATCGGAGGTGGAGGATAAGCCGTTATCTGAAACAGTTAAAGATGGATCTGGGAGCCCTGGGGTTAAGGAGGTTGATTGGGGCTCTTTTTGTGCAGATTCATCTGTCAATGATGGCGGCGGGTTTGGTTCATACTCTGACTTCTTCACCCAGTTGGATGGATCTTCTACAGGAAATTTACAGGGAAAAGCGGAGATAGATGCGGGGAAATTAGTATCCGATGATACACAGATCGCAAGTTTTGGTTTTGATAGTTCGGCAGGTTTGGGGCAACAGCAGGGTGAAGTGAGTCAAGATTCTACAAGTGAGCAGTACGTTGATAACAGCCAAGCTTGGGAAAATAGCTATCCTGGATGGAAATATGATGCTAGTACTGGCCAGTGGTATCAAGTTGATAGCCATGATGATGCAAGTATGAATGCACAGGAGAGCTATATAAACTCAGCGAGTAACTGGCAAAGCAAAGTTGCCTCTACTGATAACTCCAATGTTGCTTATCTGAGTCAGAGTACAACATCTGCAGTGGCTGAGAGTATGTCTACTTGGAACCAGGTTTCACAGGTGGCAAATGGATATCCTGAACACATGGTCTTTGACCCACAGTATCCGGGGTGGTACTATGACACAATTGCTCAAGAATGGCGCTCTCTGGACAGCTACAACCAGGCTTCTCAGACAACTGTAACTGGTCAAGCTCATGAACAGCAAGCTCAGAACGGCCAGATTGGGGCTATGTTTCACAATAATACCGAGAGTAGCATGTATAATATCAATGATAAAAGCCAGGCATTCAAACCGCAAGAATATGGTATACAGAACCAACAAGGAAGTTGGGACCAATCTTACTATGCCAACAATCAGCAGCAGGCTACAAACACATGGCAGTCAGAAAATGGAGGTGACAATGAGGCGTCTGTAACTTCTGTCTCATTTTCACACTTCGGAGGAAACCAGCAAGTAAATAGTTTGTACTGTACGGAATCTGTGGCTGAACAGTTTAAGCCAAAAGAGAATAGAGCTCAAGGCTTCATCCCTCAGCATATGAATGTGGCTAGTGTCCCGCAGCATGGACCACTGAGTTTCTCAAACGATTTCTATAATAGACAGAAATCTGTAGATGATACTCAACAGTCATATCAGAGCAATCAGCTTTTCTCCCCAAGTGTAGGAAGATCACCTGATGGGCGTCCACCACATGCACTTGTGAGTTTTGGCTTTGGTGGGAAGCTCATTCTTATGAAGGATACTAACGCCTCTCTCCAGAATTCATCATTCGGAAGTCAG GGGGCTGGGGGAAGCTCTATATCTGTCCTAAACTTGGCGGAAGTTACTTCTGGGAGTGCTTCTTTTTCAAGTCTTGGGGAAGACTCTTCGAGTTATTTTCGTTCTCTGCATCAACAATGTCTTCCAGGTCCCTTGGTTGGAGGAAGTGTTGGAAATAAAGACTTAATTAAGTGGCTTGATGAGAGAATTTTACAGTGTGAATCTTCTGACATAGACTTTTCAAGAGGgaagtttttaaaaatgctTATGTCTTTGCTCAGAATATCTTGTCAGTATTATGGGAAACTCCGGTCTCCTTTCGGGGCTGATACAACGCAAAAG GAAACAGATTCTGTTGAAGCAGCAGTAGCAAAACTTTTTGCAATTGCCAAGAAAAATGGTGGCTATGCTCCATTAAGCCAATGCTTGCAGCATTTACCTCCCGAATCACAAATGCAA GTAACAGCTTCAGAGGTGCAGAATCTTCTGGCTTTTGGTAGGAAAATGGAGGCTCTGCAATGTGCACAAGAAGGCCATTTATGGGGACTAGCGCTTGTTATCGCGGCACAGCTTGGAGATCAG TTCTATGCTGATACTGTGAAACAAATGGCCCTTCGCCAGCTGGTGCCTGGATCACCTTTGCGAACATTGTGCTTGCTGGTTGCGGGGCAACCAGCTGAAGTGTTCTCCAATGGCAGTACAAGCTGTGTCGATTTTTCTGGTTCCGTAAGTGCGTCTCAGCACCAAACCCAG TTTGGAAGTAGTAGCATGCTTGATAACTGGGAAGAGAATTTGGGTATAATAACTGCCAACAGAACCACAGATGATGAGCTTGTGATTACTCATCTTGGAGATTGCATGTGGAAAGAAAGGAGCGAG ATAATTGCAGCGCATATTtgctatttacttgcggataaGAACTTTGATCCATACTCAGATAGTGCCAGGCTCTGCCTTGTCGGAGCAGATCATTGGAAATATCCGAGAACCTATGCAAGTCCGGAGGCTATacag AGAACAGAGTTATACGAGTACTCTAAGACGCTGGGAAACTCTCAGTATATCCTGTTACCGTTTCAAccatataaaatcatatatgcCCATATGCTGGCTGAAGTTGGTAAACTTTCGGCCGCACAAAA GTACTGTCAAGCAGTATCGAAGTGCCTCAAGACTGGCCGATCAACTGAAGTAGAAACATGGAAACAATTTGTTTCATCACTGGAAGAGAGAATCCGTATCCACCAACAG GGCGGGTATACTGTGAATTCTTCCCCAGCAAAAATTGTCGGAAAATTTCTTAACTTTATTGATAGTACAGCACATCGTGTTGTTGGGGGCATGCCACCATCTGCACTTCATTCAACAGCAGGAAACTTACAGGCAAATGAGTATCAGCATCAACAGCAGGAGGCTGCTAAGTTACCATATAGTCAATCTGCTAATACAATGCAATCATTGATGTCACATGCCTCAATGGAACCAATACGTGAGTTGGATGGGAACTCAAGGACGATGGCAGTACATTCTAGAAGTGTCTCAGAGCCAGATTTCGGTAGGACGCCAATACAG GATCAGCCTGTCTCCTCAAAAGACAAAGCTACTGATGGGGTGCCACAGGTGAAACCAACCGTGAATGTGACAAGTTCGCGGTTTAGCAGCTTTGGTTTTGGCATACTGAAGAACACCGTACGGAGGGTCTTACCATCTCGGCCATCTAAAGAG GCAAAACTGGGTGAGGAGAATCAGTTTTACTATGACGAAAAACTAAAGAGATGGATGGAGAAAGGTGTAGAACCCCCAGCTGAGGAAGCTGCAttgcctcctcctccaacagTAGGCACGTACCAAAACAACGCAATGGGTTATGCAAACAGATCTGACATGATGAACGAGATGTCTCCACCTAGTGGGAGCTGGAGCAGTGGCAGCCCGACTCCATCCGAGAATTCTTCGGGAATCCCACCAATCTCACAGGGCTCGAATCAATTCTCAGCTCGTGGACGCCCAAG ATACGTTGACCTCTTTAATCCAGGCGGTGGAAACTCTAAGACAATGTTCCAGTCACCTCCTGCAAAATCTGCTAAACCACCAATCCCTGCAAAAGCaaatttcttcatcccagcaGCACCTGCGTCGTCTTCAAACGACCAGGTAACCGAGATGGCAGCTACTGAAACCAGTCAGGAGTACTCAGCAGAAGAAGTAGCCGtccctccaccaccaccaagcCACTCTTCATTCCAGTCCCCGACTCCatctccaatgacaatgcagaGATTTCCAAGTCTAGATAACATCAAACGAAGTGGATCAGGAACGAGTCTTAACGATGATTTTCCTTCGTCAGGTTCCAGAAGAACAGCTTCATGGAGTGGAAGTTTGAACAGCTCGTTTACATCTCCAACGGGTCCATCAAACCTCAAACCAAGCCCACTCAACGGTAGCAGCAGCAGCCTTGGAGAGGAGCTTCAAGACGTGGAACTGTAA
- the LOC106432050 gene encoding protein transport protein SEC16A homolog isoform X2, with protein MASNSQFLLDDQTDEDFFDKLVDDSYSPSQAHAAKELEFVDDGSDSEDAKAFANLSLREEAGNDDAVEGPSSEPSSSVPVQFHVINEGPSSEPSSIALEEADANKLSGDVVVRSEVEDKPLSETVKDGSGSPGVKEVDWGSFCADSSVNDGGGFGSYSDFFTQLDGSSTGNLQGKAEIDAGKLVSDDTQIASFGFDSSAGLGQQQGEVSQDSTSEQYVDNSQAWENSYPGWKYDASTGQWYQVDSHDDASMNAQESYINSASNWQSKVASTDNSNVAYLSQSTTSAVAESMSTWNQVSQVANGYPEHMVFDPQYPGWYYDTIAQEWRSLDSYNQASQTTVTGQAHEQQAQNGQIGAMFHNNTESSMYNINDKSQAFKPQEYGIQNQQGSWDQSYYANNQQQATNTWQSENGGDNEASVTSVSFSHFGGNQQVNSLYCTESVAEQFKPKENRAQGFIPQHMNVASVPQHGPLSFSNDFYNRQKSVDDTQQSYQSNQLFSPSVGRSPDGRPPHALVSFGFGGKLILMKDTNASLQNSSFGSQGAGGSSISVLNLAEVTSGSASFSSLGEDSSSYFRSLHQQCLPGPLVGGSVGNKDLIKWLDERILQCESSDIDFSRGKFLKMLMSLLRISCQYYGKLRSPFGADTTQKETDSVEAAVAKLFAIAKKNGGYAPLSQCLQHLPPESQMQVTASEVQNLLAFGRKMEALQCAQEGHLWGLALVIAAQLGDQFYADTVKQMALRQLVPGSPLRTLCLLVAGQPAEVFSNGSTSCVDFSGSVSASQHQTQFGSSSMLDNWEENLGIITANRTTDDELVITHLGDCMWKERSEIIAAHICYLLADKNFDPYSDSARLCLVGADHWKYPRTYASPEAIQRTELYEYSKTLGNSQYILLPFQPYKIIYAHMLAEVGKLSAAQKYCQAVSKCLKTGRSTEVETWKQFVSSLEERIRIHQQGGYTVNSSPAKIVGKFLNFIDSTAHRVVGGMPPSALHSTAGNLQANEYQHQQQEAAKLPYSQSANTMQSLMSHASMEPIRELDGNSRTMAVHSRSVSEPDFGRTPIQPVSSKDKATDGVPQVKPTVNVTSSRFSSFGFGILKNTVRRVLPSRPSKEAKLGEENQFYYDEKLKRWMEKGVEPPAEEAALPPPPTVGTYQNNAMGYANRSDMMNEMSPPSGSWSSGSPTPSENSSGIPPISQGSNQFSARGRPRYVDLFNPGGGNSKTMFQSPPAKSAKPPIPAKANFFIPAAPASSSNDQVTEMAATETSQEYSAEEVAVPPPPPSHSSFQSPTPSPMTMQRFPSLDNIKRSGSGTSLNDDFPSSGSRRTASWSGSLNSSFTSPTGPSNLKPSPLNGSSSSLGEELQDVEL; from the exons ATGGCTTCAAATTCTCAGTTTCTGCTGGACGATCAAACGGATGAGGATTTCTTCGACAAGCTTGTTGATGATTCCTATTCACCCAGCCAAGCTCACGCTGCCAAGGAGCTCGAATTCGTCGACGACGGGAGCGACTCCGAAGACGCCAAAGCTTTTGCGAATCTCTCTCTTCGTGAAGAAGCAGGGAACGATGATGCAGTCGAGGGTCCTAGTAGTGAGCCTTCTTCATCCGTTCCTGTCCAATTCCATGTTATAAACGAGGGTCCAAGTAGTGAGCCTTCATCCATTGCTCTCGAAGAAGCTGATGCGAATAAGTTAAGTGGTGATGTGGTGGTGAGATCGGAGGTGGAGGATAAGCCGTTATCTGAAACAGTTAAAGATGGATCTGGGAGCCCTGGGGTTAAGGAGGTTGATTGGGGCTCTTTTTGTGCAGATTCATCTGTCAATGATGGCGGCGGGTTTGGTTCATACTCTGACTTCTTCACCCAGTTGGATGGATCTTCTACAGGAAATTTACAGGGAAAAGCGGAGATAGATGCGGGGAAATTAGTATCCGATGATACACAGATCGCAAGTTTTGGTTTTGATAGTTCGGCAGGTTTGGGGCAACAGCAGGGTGAAGTGAGTCAAGATTCTACAAGTGAGCAGTACGTTGATAACAGCCAAGCTTGGGAAAATAGCTATCCTGGATGGAAATATGATGCTAGTACTGGCCAGTGGTATCAAGTTGATAGCCATGATGATGCAAGTATGAATGCACAGGAGAGCTATATAAACTCAGCGAGTAACTGGCAAAGCAAAGTTGCCTCTACTGATAACTCCAATGTTGCTTATCTGAGTCAGAGTACAACATCTGCAGTGGCTGAGAGTATGTCTACTTGGAACCAGGTTTCACAGGTGGCAAATGGATATCCTGAACACATGGTCTTTGACCCACAGTATCCGGGGTGGTACTATGACACAATTGCTCAAGAATGGCGCTCTCTGGACAGCTACAACCAGGCTTCTCAGACAACTGTAACTGGTCAAGCTCATGAACAGCAAGCTCAGAACGGCCAGATTGGGGCTATGTTTCACAATAATACCGAGAGTAGCATGTATAATATCAATGATAAAAGCCAGGCATTCAAACCGCAAGAATATGGTATACAGAACCAACAAGGAAGTTGGGACCAATCTTACTATGCCAACAATCAGCAGCAGGCTACAAACACATGGCAGTCAGAAAATGGAGGTGACAATGAGGCGTCTGTAACTTCTGTCTCATTTTCACACTTCGGAGGAAACCAGCAAGTAAATAGTTTGTACTGTACGGAATCTGTGGCTGAACAGTTTAAGCCAAAAGAGAATAGAGCTCAAGGCTTCATCCCTCAGCATATGAATGTGGCTAGTGTCCCGCAGCATGGACCACTGAGTTTCTCAAACGATTTCTATAATAGACAGAAATCTGTAGATGATACTCAACAGTCATATCAGAGCAATCAGCTTTTCTCCCCAAGTGTAGGAAGATCACCTGATGGGCGTCCACCACATGCACTTGTGAGTTTTGGCTTTGGTGGGAAGCTCATTCTTATGAAGGATACTAACGCCTCTCTCCAGAATTCATCATTCGGAAGTCAG GGGGCTGGGGGAAGCTCTATATCTGTCCTAAACTTGGCGGAAGTTACTTCTGGGAGTGCTTCTTTTTCAAGTCTTGGGGAAGACTCTTCGAGTTATTTTCGTTCTCTGCATCAACAATGTCTTCCAGGTCCCTTGGTTGGAGGAAGTGTTGGAAATAAAGACTTAATTAAGTGGCTTGATGAGAGAATTTTACAGTGTGAATCTTCTGACATAGACTTTTCAAGAGGgaagtttttaaaaatgctTATGTCTTTGCTCAGAATATCTTGTCAGTATTATGGGAAACTCCGGTCTCCTTTCGGGGCTGATACAACGCAAAAG GAAACAGATTCTGTTGAAGCAGCAGTAGCAAAACTTTTTGCAATTGCCAAGAAAAATGGTGGCTATGCTCCATTAAGCCAATGCTTGCAGCATTTACCTCCCGAATCACAAATGCAA GTAACAGCTTCAGAGGTGCAGAATCTTCTGGCTTTTGGTAGGAAAATGGAGGCTCTGCAATGTGCACAAGAAGGCCATTTATGGGGACTAGCGCTTGTTATCGCGGCACAGCTTGGAGATCAG TTCTATGCTGATACTGTGAAACAAATGGCCCTTCGCCAGCTGGTGCCTGGATCACCTTTGCGAACATTGTGCTTGCTGGTTGCGGGGCAACCAGCTGAAGTGTTCTCCAATGGCAGTACAAGCTGTGTCGATTTTTCTGGTTCCGTAAGTGCGTCTCAGCACCAAACCCAG TTTGGAAGTAGTAGCATGCTTGATAACTGGGAAGAGAATTTGGGTATAATAACTGCCAACAGAACCACAGATGATGAGCTTGTGATTACTCATCTTGGAGATTGCATGTGGAAAGAAAGGAGCGAG ATAATTGCAGCGCATATTtgctatttacttgcggataaGAACTTTGATCCATACTCAGATAGTGCCAGGCTCTGCCTTGTCGGAGCAGATCATTGGAAATATCCGAGAACCTATGCAAGTCCGGAGGCTATacag AGAACAGAGTTATACGAGTACTCTAAGACGCTGGGAAACTCTCAGTATATCCTGTTACCGTTTCAAccatataaaatcatatatgcCCATATGCTGGCTGAAGTTGGTAAACTTTCGGCCGCACAAAA GTACTGTCAAGCAGTATCGAAGTGCCTCAAGACTGGCCGATCAACTGAAGTAGAAACATGGAAACAATTTGTTTCATCACTGGAAGAGAGAATCCGTATCCACCAACAG GGCGGGTATACTGTGAATTCTTCCCCAGCAAAAATTGTCGGAAAATTTCTTAACTTTATTGATAGTACAGCACATCGTGTTGTTGGGGGCATGCCACCATCTGCACTTCATTCAACAGCAGGAAACTTACAGGCAAATGAGTATCAGCATCAACAGCAGGAGGCTGCTAAGTTACCATATAGTCAATCTGCTAATACAATGCAATCATTGATGTCACATGCCTCAATGGAACCAATACGTGAGTTGGATGGGAACTCAAGGACGATGGCAGTACATTCTAGAAGTGTCTCAGAGCCAGATTTCGGTAGGACGCCAATACAG CCTGTCTCCTCAAAAGACAAAGCTACTGATGGGGTGCCACAGGTGAAACCAACCGTGAATGTGACAAGTTCGCGGTTTAGCAGCTTTGGTTTTGGCATACTGAAGAACACCGTACGGAGGGTCTTACCATCTCGGCCATCTAAAGAG GCAAAACTGGGTGAGGAGAATCAGTTTTACTATGACGAAAAACTAAAGAGATGGATGGAGAAAGGTGTAGAACCCCCAGCTGAGGAAGCTGCAttgcctcctcctccaacagTAGGCACGTACCAAAACAACGCAATGGGTTATGCAAACAGATCTGACATGATGAACGAGATGTCTCCACCTAGTGGGAGCTGGAGCAGTGGCAGCCCGACTCCATCCGAGAATTCTTCGGGAATCCCACCAATCTCACAGGGCTCGAATCAATTCTCAGCTCGTGGACGCCCAAG ATACGTTGACCTCTTTAATCCAGGCGGTGGAAACTCTAAGACAATGTTCCAGTCACCTCCTGCAAAATCTGCTAAACCACCAATCCCTGCAAAAGCaaatttcttcatcccagcaGCACCTGCGTCGTCTTCAAACGACCAGGTAACCGAGATGGCAGCTACTGAAACCAGTCAGGAGTACTCAGCAGAAGAAGTAGCCGtccctccaccaccaccaagcCACTCTTCATTCCAGTCCCCGACTCCatctccaatgacaatgcagaGATTTCCAAGTCTAGATAACATCAAACGAAGTGGATCAGGAACGAGTCTTAACGATGATTTTCCTTCGTCAGGTTCCAGAAGAACAGCTTCATGGAGTGGAAGTTTGAACAGCTCGTTTACATCTCCAACGGGTCCATCAAACCTCAAACCAAGCCCACTCAACGGTAGCAGCAGCAGCCTTGGAGAGGAGCTTCAAGACGTGGAACTGTAA